The Bacteroidota bacterium sequence GGGCACCAGAAACTTGTAATTAAGGTTGTAACTTTTAACGATACTGTCATTAAAAGTTATGGTCTTGTCCAGGTACCAGTCATTCATTTGAATGCGGATAGATTTTAAACCCACATCGGTTGCAGAAGCATTTCCCTGAACATTCAAGGTCTTGTTCGGCACCCAGTGGAGTATAGAGGAACTCAACTTGAGCGTAGGACCTGAACTTGTCAATTCAGTTTCATTTTTCTGACAACCCGGCAATATTACCAGGAACATTGCCAAAAGAAAAAGCCATAATCGATTTTTCATGATTGTGAAATGTTAATTAGTAATTTTAGTACATATTATATATGTTTATTTAGAGATTTTATAAAGTACTTTAGGCAGATATCCACTTATCAAAAGTGAGGATAATATCCAAAATAGCTTTTCCATATTGTTTCAAAAGCTTTAGATATTGTAAATTTATTCCGCTAAAAAGAAAAGGATTTTTTAAGTAAATTATTTGGATTAAAGAAAGTTAATGTTTTTTTTTGTAAAAAACCGAATATTTTTTAATTAAATTCCTTTCCTCTTGATATCTGAAAACATTTCTATCTTTAACCGTCTATCTATAAATAGCATTTTATGTTTCGTATCCGACTACTACTGGCAACCTTCTTATTACTATTTGCAGGATTTTTATACGGTCAAAGGATTCCTAATAAAATAAGGAAAATTTCAACGGAAAACGGACTGACCAATAATGTTGTATACAATATTGTACAGGACAAACTCGGTTTTGTATGGTTCGCCACCGAAGATGGATTGAACCGTTACGATGGATATAACTTCATCTCATTTCGTCATGACCCTGCTGATCCGCACAGTATTTCTGGAAATTTCATTCAATGCCTGTACTGCGACAAAACCGGGGATATCTGGATAGGCACATCCGATAAAGGGCTTAACCGCTTTAATTATACGACCAACCAATTTGAAAGGTATGTGCATAATCCTTCAGACCCATCCAGTATCAGCAACAATGACATTGTAAGCATCGTCCCGGGTTCCATCGGGAATTTATGGGTTGCCTCATACCGGGGAGGCATAAACAGTTACTGTCCTTGGTCAGGAAAATTCCATCACTTTAAAAGTATTTTCAAGAATTCGCCCAATCCTCATTATCTTAAGGTAATGTGCGTCAGAGAGGCAAGCAACAAAACACTTTGGGCAGGGACAGGCGGAAACGGCCTGTTCGCCTATAGCCTAATCAACCACCAGACTAAAATATTTTACAGCCAGTCCAACAATGACCTTCCTTCCAATACCATAAACAATATATTTGAAGATCCATACCATAATATATGGATAGCCACAAAAGAAGGCATTGCTCTGGTTAATTCCCGGGGCTCATTTATTCATCTGCCAAGCATTTCCTTGTTCAAGAACAGGGAAATATTTACAGTTTTTTGCGATCAATATCATACCATCTGGTTGGGAACCGATCAGGGCATTTATAAATTCAATCTCGACCTCTTTCTTCGATCTGCCGATAAAAATATCCCGGTCGAACATCTGGAAGAAGGTTCCAATGAATTCGCCCTTTCATACCGTTCAGTAAGGGCTATTTTCCAGGACAGGGATAAAAACATATGGATCGGAACATATACCG is a genomic window containing:
- a CDS encoding two-component regulator propeller domain-containing protein yields the protein MFRIRLLLATFLLLFAGFLYGQRIPNKIRKISTENGLTNNVVYNIVQDKLGFVWFATEDGLNRYDGYNFISFRHDPADPHSISGNFIQCLYCDKTGDIWIGTSDKGLNRFNYTTNQFERYVHNPSDPSSISNNDIVSIVPGSIGNLWVASYRGGINSYCPWSGKFHHFKSIFKNSPNPHYLKVMCVREASNKTLWAGTGGNGLFAYSLINHQTKIFYSQSNNDLPSNTINNIFEDPYHNIWIATKEGIALVNSRGSFIHLPSISLFKNREIFTVFCDQYHTIWLGTDQGIYKFNLDLFLRSADKNIPVEHLEEGSNEFALSYRSVRAIFQDRDKNIWIGTYTGGIDFISSLPEKFRLITKDQGKNALSYNKVWGMCQDKSGNYWIGTDGSGINVYNSNFVKLKEINQKSGLSDNAVLSALCDDEGLLWFGSFQGGVNCINPHNYHITHFQHQSKGGNQISDNNIRAIYEDRDKRIWLGTDAGGLCCYNKKTAQFKVYSTKNSGISYDAIRAIIQDKNGIFWLGSYGEGLNRFNEQKNEFKTYRHS